The Macaca fascicularis isolate 582-1 chromosome 1, T2T-MFA8v1.1 genome includes a window with the following:
- the BSDC1 gene encoding BSD domain-containing protein 1 isoform X17 — protein MMAPRLASIACSRTQQPTAMNQMVPAAVSHSEFWHRYFYKVHQLEQEQARRDALKQRAEQSISEEPGWEEEEEELMGISLTSPKEAEVPVTKTSTFPEGGPGPQSPCEENLVTSVEPPAEVTPSESSESISLVTQIANPAAAPEAPVLPKDLSQKLLEASLEEQGLVVDVGETGPPPPIHSKPLTPAGHPSGPEPRPPARVETLREEAPTDLRVFELNSDSGKSTPSNNGKKGPGLHRITQVPAYNLQCSLPSHQLDLLSLCWDRGWTG, from the exons GTTCCAGCAGCTGTTTCCCATTCAGAATTCTGGCATCGGTATTTCTATAAAGTCCATCAGCTAGAGCAG GAGCAGGCCCGGAGGGACGCCCTGAAGCAGCGGGCGGAACAGAGCATCTCTGAAGAACctggctgggaggaggaggaag AGGAGCTCATGGGCATTTCACTCACATCTCCAAAAGAGGCAGAGGTTCCTGTGACCAAAACTTCTACATTCCCTGAAGGAGGACCTGGCCCCCAGAGCCCCTGTGAAGAGAATCTGGTGACCTCAGTTGAGCCCCCAGCCGAGGTGACTCCATCAGAGAGCAGCGAGAGCATCTCCCTCGTGACACAGATTGCCAACCCAGCCGCTGCACCTGAGGCACCAGTGCTGCCCAAGGACCTGTCCCAAAAGCTGCTAGAGGCATCTTTGGAGGAACAGGGCCTGGTTGTGGATGTGGGCGAGACTGGACCCCCGCCCCCTATTCACTCCAAGCCCCTAACCCCTGCTGGCCACCCCAGCGGCCCAGAACCCAGGCCTCCAGCCAGAGTAGAGACTCTGAGGGAGGAGGCTCCCACAGACTTACGGGTGTTTGAGCTGAACTCGGACAGTGGGAAGTCTACACCCTCCAACAATGGAAAGAAAG GCCCAGGTCTACACAGAATCACACAGGTACCTGCTTACAACTTACAATGCAGCCTTCCCAGCCACCAGCTAGACCTGCTGAGTCTTTGTTGGGATCGGGGGTGGACAGGGTAG
- the BSDC1 gene encoding BSD domain-containing protein 1 isoform X16 — MMAPRLASIACSRTQQPTAMNQMVPAAVSHSEFWHRYFYKVHQLEQEQARRDALKQRAEQSISEEPGWEEEEEELMGISLTSPKEAEVPVTKTSTFPEGGPGPQSPCEENLVTSVEPPAEVTPSESSESISLVTQIANPAAAPEAPVLPKDLSQKLLEASLEEQGLVVDVGETGPPPPIHSKPLTPAGHPSGPEPRPPARVETLREEAPTDLRVFELNSDSGKSTPSNNGKKGSSTDISEDWEKDFDLDMTEEEVQMALSKVDASGELEDVEWEDWE, encoded by the exons GTTCCAGCAGCTGTTTCCCATTCAGAATTCTGGCATCGGTATTTCTATAAAGTCCATCAGCTAGAGCAG GAGCAGGCCCGGAGGGACGCCCTGAAGCAGCGGGCGGAACAGAGCATCTCTGAAGAACctggctgggaggaggaggaag AGGAGCTCATGGGCATTTCACTCACATCTCCAAAAGAGGCAGAGGTTCCTGTGACCAAAACTTCTACATTCCCTGAAGGAGGACCTGGCCCCCAGAGCCCCTGTGAAGAGAATCTGGTGACCTCAGTTGAGCCCCCAGCCGAGGTGACTCCATCAGAGAGCAGCGAGAGCATCTCCCTCGTGACACAGATTGCCAACCCAGCCGCTGCACCTGAGGCACCAGTGCTGCCCAAGGACCTGTCCCAAAAGCTGCTAGAGGCATCTTTGGAGGAACAGGGCCTGGTTGTGGATGTGGGCGAGACTGGACCCCCGCCCCCTATTCACTCCAAGCCCCTAACCCCTGCTGGCCACCCCAGCGGCCCAGAACCCAGGCCTCCAGCCAGAGTAGAGACTCTGAGGGAGGAGGCTCCCACAGACTTACGGGTGTTTGAGCTGAACTCGGACAGTGGGAAGTCTACACCCTCCAACAATGGAAAGAAAG GCTCAAGCACAGACATCAGTGAGGACTGGGAGAAAGACTTTGACTTGGACATGACCGAAGAGGAAGTGCAGATGGCACTTTCCAAAGTGGATGCCTCTGGGGAG CTGGAAGATGTAGAGTGGGAGGACTGGGAGTAA